AAAATGGTACAAGATATCATCACAATACCGCCCAAGGCAAAGTAGGTCAGCAGTTGTGTGGCTTTCAGATACTTCATTAGAGCTGTGGCAATAAAGCGGCTTGCTAGGAATAATACCATAGCAATGATATTGAAGCTTTGTGCTTCTGCCTTTGTATAACCAATGCTTTCCGCATACTGAATAATGAAAGTCCAGCACATGATTTGTGCGCCTACGTAGAATATCTGAGCGATAACACCTTCCTTATAGGTGCTATTTTTAACTAATCTCCTGATTGTTTGACTGAGTGAGAAGTTGTGATCCACTTTTCTTTCTTCTGGAATTTTAAACATCAGAATCACTACGGCAAATGCCAGTACAATCAGTCCAATCATCACATATGGATCACGTATGACCATCAGGTCATGCGTTTTGATAGCTTCCTTTTCCACCATTTCCAAGCCTGAATAGATCAGGTTACCTTGAGCATCTTTTTCTGCTGATGACAAAGAGGAAAGGATAAACTGCTGTGCGACAAACATCCCAACCAGCGATCCAATTGGATTGAATGATTGTGCCAGATTCAAACGTTGTGTTGCTGTTTCTTTGGCTCCCAAAGACAGAATCAACGGGCTTGCAGTTGTTTCGAGGAACGCCAGTCCGAAAGTCAAGATATAAAGCGATACCAAGAAAAAACCGAACATTTCGAACTGTGCTGCTGGAAAGAATAGTAAGGCTCCAACTGCATAAAGTGCTAAACCGATCAGAATAGCAGTCTTATATGAGTATTTCTTAACAAATAATGCAGCTGGCAGTGCCATCGTGAAATATCCACCATAGAAAGCAAACTGTACCAGTGATGCCTTAAAATTTGAGATCTCCATCACGGTTTTAAAGGCGGATACCATCGGGTTGGTAATATCATTGGCAAAACCCCAAAGTGTAAACAGAAATGTGATCAGAATAAATGGAAAGATATATTTCTTTTCCACTACCTTCTTGTTGGAAGAATTTGCCTGTACGGCCTTTTCCAATTTTATATGTTCAGTTGCTAAATTGTCCATAGTAGAAGTTGTTATATTGGTTAATTTATACTCAGAAAAGCATAATAAAGAGATCTAAAATCTTCATTTGGGTTTATATTTTATTGCTTTCTAAGAGAGTGTAAGCATAGCTTTGATCACGCCTGTTTCTGGTTTCAACCAGCTATCAAAATGGTTGGCAATGTCAGTAAATACAATTTTGTGGGTGATCCAAGGTGTTGTATCAATCTGTCTGTTTTCAATCATGTTGATAATCTGCTCGAAATCAGAAGGCAATGAATTCCGACTTGCCATAATTGTCAATTCCTTCTTGTGGAAAAACGGATCGTGGAAAGAAAAATCGCCAGGGAATAGTCCTACAAAAACGATCCGCCCTGCTGCTGCCGTAAAAGTCAGGGTATTTGACATGGAGTGCTTGTTTCCTGTTGCATCGATGACTACAGTCGGTAAGTTGCCATCAAACTGTGCTCTCAGTGAAGCTTCCGTCACTTCCACTTCAGCTACCCGAACTGTTCCGTCCACACCGATATGTTTCTGACAGAAATCAAGACGATTTTGGTTGATGTCCATCATCACGGTTCTGGCACCAGCTGCCATGGCAAACTGACATGCTCCCATTCCAATTGGACCAGCTCCGATTACGGCTACAGTATCTTCTCCTGTTACCTTAGCGCGGTTAACTGCATGACAACCAATACTCAAGGTTTCAACTAGTGCCAACTGGTCATAAGACAATATTTTAGAGGTATGTAGGTATTTTGCTGGGATTCTGAAGTATTCTCTCATACCCCCATCCTCATGTACCCCAAACACGGAGATATTCTCTCCACAATTAGTAAAACCTCTCTGTACAGCATGATCCTCTCTCTTATTGAAGTAAGGCTCCACTGAGCACTTGTCACCAACTTTTACATTCTCAACTCCTTTCCCTACTTTCAATACTTCTACTCCTAACTCATGCCCTAAAATTCTTGGGTAAGTAAAAAATGGTTGTTTGCCTGAATATGCATGCAAGTCTGTACCACAAATACCAATGCGGTGTACTTTAACAAGTGCTTCTCCTGCTTCCAGCTGATCACTGGGTGGCATCAATTCATTTACTTTAAATTGTCCTGGTTCGTTCAGTATAATCGCTTTCATGGTATGTTTTGCTTAGTGGTAAATAGCATCTGTGATCTTTTGGAAAATTTCTTCCGACAGCGCTCCCTTCTGCCAAAAGTCAATTGTGTTTTGGACCTGATAACTTTTTCTAGCTCCAATCACGACACGATCCGCTTCCTTCACCGACAACACATAACGAAGTCCTAGTTCTGCTATATCGATGCCCAGCTCATCTGCGATTGGTTTCACTTTGATGGCTACATCCACGTCACGGTTAGAGATCCATTCGTTGTTTGGTCGCTGCTCACAGTATTCCTCATATCTTCTGCCAAGTAAACCCATATGTAATGCAGAGGCTGCGTAATAGGCTATTCCCTTCTGCTGGAAATAGGGAATGTCTTTCTCAAAAGCACTCATGTTACAGGCGTCCATCTTAGTAAATCCTGACACTACCTCGAACAGTCCTGAATCGAGGAAAGGATAGAATTCATCTACCGGATTTCCGCCAACCCCAATCTTTCTAGCCCATCCTTTTTCCTTGATGTACCGAAGCGTCTCAATGATCTCGTCTTTGCGCTCAAATGGTACTAAATGTGGCTCATGAAGGAAAAGTAAATCCACTTGCTCCACTCCGATCGTTTCCAGACTACATTCCACACTTCTGATCATTCCCTCATGGGTATAATCCAGATGATATTCGTCTGCTTTTTCCGCAACAAGGCGACCTACTTTTGTACTGATGTAAGGCTTTTCACCTTTCCACTGTCTTAAAGCTTTTCCAAGAAACGCTTCTGCTCTGCTGTAAGAGGGTGCCGAGTCCATTGAAAGAATGCCATTTTCCAAGGCATAGAGGATACAATCAATGGATTCCTGTTCATCAACTGGTCCCCATACGCCACCCAAACCTGACGTTCCCAACACAAGGCGGGAACCATGTGAGAAAGCGTCGTTATCCTGATAGATATCCTGTTTGTAAACAGGTTTTACTGCTGTACTAATCATAAGGCTATATTCAGATGTTTTTTTCTTCCACTTCATTTTTCGGTACCAGTCCGTAGAATCGGATGGCATTTTCACCCAATACCTTTTCCCTGTCTGAAGGGTCTGTGAAGTAGGATTCTACAGCTTCCATCACATTCTTGTAGTCTCCGGCAAGGGTACATACCGGCCAGTCCGAACCGATCATCAGACGGTCTGTTCCGAAAGCTTCCACTACGATATCCAGGTAGTGATGTAACTGAGCTGGTGTCCAATTCTTCCAATCTGCTTCTGTCACCATACCAGACAGTTTGCAGTACACATTCGGGTTTTGTGCAATCAGCTGAATCTGAGATTTCCAAGGTTCCATTTGCCCCATTTTGATATCCGGCTTGGCAATATGGTCTATCACGAATGGCTGTTCTGGAAAACGCTTCACCAGTTCAATGGCATAAGGCAAATGTTTTGGAAAAATTAGCAGGTCATAAGTCAACCCGAATTCCTGCAGGGCTTCAATGCCTCTGACAAAGGCTTCACGCAGCATAAACTGATCGTCGTCTTCATCCTGCAAAACGTGTCTTACCCCCTTGAAATCCGAGAAGTTTGAAAAGTAGCTTAGCCTCTCTCTGATATTCGGGTGTGATAGGTTGACCCATCCCACAACGCCTAGCATAAATGGGTTGATACTTGACTCAGAAAGCAGGAACTGTGTTTCCTGTTCGCTTTGGCTTGCCTGTACAGCCACGCAACCTACATAGCCTGCCTGCTGCATTTCTGCCCACAGGGCTGCAGGAAGGAAGTCCCTTTTCAGTACCTCCATATCTTCACTAATCCAGGCATGTTCTTTCGGCGAATATTTCCATAGGTGATGATGTGCATCTATTTTTCTCATAGTATCCAGCTTTTTATTAGCCTTTTAATGGGTATCAGACTCCCTATACTGTTCAATTCTCAATTGGATTCATACAAACGTATAATTGACACCTATTTTGAACAAGTCAAACGTTTGCGCTAGCATTTAAAAGGTATTTATATATATTTATTGAATAGCATTTTTTTGGAAAATGAAGAGAAAAGAAAAGGTCACTATCAAAGACATTGCGAAGGAATTGGGCATTACGCCTTCATCTGTTTCAAGAGCCTTGAATGGTGGAAGCAAGATATCGGACAAGACAAGGGAAGCGGTCATTAGGTTAGCAGATGAATGGGGATACCGTCCTAACTTGATTGCACAGAACCTACAGAAGAGCCGTTCTGGTACTATTGGCGTGGTCATACCAGAATTCAATCACAACTTTTTCTCCATGATGCTACATGGTATTGAAGACAAGGCAAAGGAAATGGGATATCGGCTGCTAATAGAGAGTACAGGGCGTTCCTATGAGGTAGAAAAACAAGCTTGCTTTAAAATGGCTGCAGCAAAGGTGGATGGTCTGCTTATAGCCCTCTCACAGGATATGGAGGATTATGCTTACTTAAACGACATAACGGATGATGGTATACCCATCGTTCTGCTGGATCGCATCTGTGAAGATCTGGATGTGCCAGCAGTGATTACAGATGATTTTGCAGGGGCTTTTGAAGCTGTTCATTACCTACTGGAAGGGGGGCATGAGCAGGTGCTGCACCTTAAGGGAGAAGAAGGGATTTCAACGACTTTTAACCGCTATATGGGCTATGTAGAAGCCCATAAAAAGCATTCATTGGAGATCAACTCTGCTCTGATTATTCCTTATTCGGAAAAGGAACAGATTCAGGAAATGATTATTCATCGCCTATCGCAGGTCACCCGACCGACCGCCATTTTTGCCTGCAGTGATTACCTAGCTTTTATTGCTATGGAAACAGTCAAAAGTATCGGGTTACAGATTCCAGAAGATGTGTCTATAATCGGTTATGCTGATGAACCCATCACTGTTTATACCAGTCCAAAGCTGACCACCGTCAAGCAACCTTCTTATGAGATGGGGCAAAAAGCTGTAACATTGCTGTTTGATCCGATAGCCAAAGCCAATTCGCAATTGGTTAAGCTAGGCACTTCACTTATTCTGAGGGACAGCACACAACCCATTGTATCATAGAAAATGAAAGACCCGATCAATTGATCGGGTCTTTGTAAAATCTAGTCTAAAATAGAATTCTGGTTAGCCTGGTCTGTTTGCCAGAGGTCACCTTCAGGAAGTAGACCCCAGACCTGATGCCCTGGATCTGCTCACCGGATAAGGTGATCTGGTGCGTACCGGGCTTAAGGTCTTTCCGGATTTGTTGCCATACAATTTGTCCGGCAACATTGACCAACTGCATCTGGATATCCCCTGCTTCCGATTTTTGGAGCTCAATATTCAAATTCTTGATCTCACCTAACGGAACTGGATATACATTTACAGACAATACAGGTAAGTCATTTTCTTCAACACCAAATCTCGCTCCACTCCCTTGCCACGCAGACCAAAAATTCAGGTTCATCCCACTTTCTACCACTTCAATTCTGACGGTGTGTGTACCTGCCGATACATTTACATCCGTAATCGTAATGGTCTGATAGGTTTGCCATCCACCTGTATTACTTACCTGCTTGACCCCACTGACATCATTCCCATCCAATAGAATCTTGAATTTCCCATTGCCTGTATTTGATGCCGCCCTTATATAAAAATTATATAGCTGTGACACCGTAAAGTTGGCCGTATACTCCAACCACTCACCTGTTTCCATCCAGCCTACATTGTAGTCACCGTTGGCATCACCAGTTGTCTGCAAATCGACCCCTTGTGAACGATAAGCACCTCCATTATTACTAGCATCGGTATCATGATAGCCAATACCTTCACCTCCTTGATCATAATCCTCTGCCTCTATTCTTCCGGGAAGCGGCCAAGGGGTTCCTCCATAAGGGGTTTGTGCTACTACGGCTACATTGGTTACCTGCTCAAAATCAAGATTTGATGTCCAAGTGGTACCTTCTGGCCTTATACTGACTTTCCAAATGTAATTGCTACCCACCGTTGGTGCAGAAGGAAGGTTTACAGTCAAACTTGTCGTACCAGATCCTGCACTAACCGTTTTCTTGGCTGAAGCAATCCATTGGTTATCCCAGAACTCTACAATGATATCCCTGTTGGTACAGGCTGTATAGTTCACGTCAATCTGGTGGCTGGTCGTTTGTCCGATTTGGGTAGGCGGGTTGAATGCTACCTCATCCGTACAGCTGGTATCGTCCACCAGTTTCCAGACCCTTATCCAGTCGTATTTGGTGGAGCGGTCATCAGCGGAAGCAGTATCAAAGATGGTTTCATTTGCCGGGATGGGGTTCCAGTCATAGGTTTCAATCGCCATCTGCAGGAACATCTGCTCATTGAATGGCACATTCGGGATTACGGAGTACTGGTACACGCCATCCAGATAGAAGCGCGCCTCATTCGGGGATTTCCACCAGCAGCCATAAACAAAATACCGGCTGTTGGCTTTTGCAGGCATGGCAACCGACCCTTGAATCTGAACAGCATCCTGCACACAACCGGATGTCCGCTCAATCATATTGGAATGATAAATCTGATCCCATGTCTGCGCCCAAGTTGCCGTCTGGCTAGTGGTTTTGCCGATACATTCCTGGATATCCAATTCCAGTTTCTTGACTGTATTACAGTCACTTGGAGGGGTCATCAGCCAAAAGGTAGACGACATATTGGTGACGTTGGCCTTCATCCGGCACTCAAAGTACCAGCCTGCTTCGCCGGCATTCTTGGAGCGGACAATCCCGCCCCCGTGTGTCCAGGTTTTTCCGTTGACTGTTTTGGGCGTGCTGAACTTTTTGGTCAGTACTTTCAGGGCGCCACCTGCCACACTGACATTCTCCTCCTCAAAAAGTCCGGGTGCCCGACCGATCCATGTCCAGCCATTTCCGGTGGGGTTCTTGATCCATTTATCGGAGTTGAACCCGTTATTGAACTCATCAGACATATTGTTGACCTTCTGCCAAGCTTTTCCGTTGGGTTTCGGATCCTGACCAGCATTGAAGGTCGGTCCGTTTTGGGCAATGGCAGAACCTACTCCAAACAGCAGGATCCATACACCGATTAGCTTTTGTAACCGGTTTCTTGTAGTAAGCATTTTTTTAATGTTTGAAATAAATATTTGAGACAGAGAAGTCTCCTAAAATGATATGAATACGGATTTGTGTCACCTATCCAGAAGCCTGACACTTCCTTACTGAAGGACTCGTTATCAACCTGTTAAACGAAATAAACAGGTCATAATCAAGTCGGAATCAAATCCCTTACATAATCAAAATTAGAAGTGAGGGTGGAATGTGTTGTGCAAAAAACTAATGAAAATTCAGGGGTATAAATAAATTCTTATCCCGAAAAAAATTGTGTTTTGCCTGAGAATGAAAATGGTCGGGACTGCCATAAAAATAGATCAGAAATATATCGCCCACCCCCTGCTTTCCTTACCGATAACCACCTGCCTTTTCTGGATCAAGGCATTAATTTTAGGATCACGAAAATTGTATAAGACAAAAAATTTCAAAAGTGATGAATCTGTTTGCAAAACTTTCATTAATAAGTCTCCTCCCAATATCCTGCGCATGTGAGGAGGCTGCCAAAGTACCCGATATCGTAGAGGCGGAAACCCTCGAAATCACTTGCCCGGAAGATATTTTAGTGACCATTGCGTCCTCTGCGGGAGACCCGGTCGTTACCTACGAAACCTCCGCTGGCACAGACAACAGCGCTATCACAAAAATCCAAACTGCTGGCCTAGAATCCGGAGATACATTCCCGGAAGGAACCACTACCAATACCTTTGTGGTCAAGGATGAGGCGGGCAATTCAAGCACTTGCAGCTTTGAGGTCACCGTTGTTCGAGCAGCGCCCTCCAGTGACCAGCCTTACCTATTCGGTGAGGGGCTGACCATACCTGCCGGAAAAAAATGGGTCAAGGTGGAAGCGCTGTCTGATGAGTTTGATGGTGCATCCTTTGATGACACCAAATGGCACCGAAACCCCGAATCCGATGGATTTGGCTGGTACGGAAGGCCTCCCGCCTTGTTTGATCCTGCAAACGTAAGCGTCCGGGATGGCAACTTGTCGGTTGAGGTGTTGAAATACGCATCACCGGTCACTGTAAAGGGAAAAGAATGGACACACGGTGGAGGCATTGTCCGCTCAAAGGAGCCGGCTGGCCCGGGTCAGTACTATGAGTGCCGCATGCAGGCCAACAAAACTGTGATGTCTTCCACATTCTGGATTGCCTTTCAGTCCAATTGCAACAATGAGGTAAGAAAACTTGAACTGGATATTCAGGAGTGCGTTGGCCGGATACACAGTGGCACACACAGCTGGGCCAAAAACTTCGCCAATATCTATGCCTCCAACACGTGGAGACATCAAAGGGATTGTGACCCCGCTTATGATGTATCCAAGCAGTCCCCTGCAAAAACCGTCTTGACCGAACAGAACAACGCCCGGTATTTTGTGTACGGTTGCTGGTGGAAATCCCCGACCGAAATCCTGTTTTTCCTGGACGGCAAGTTCAGCCATTCCATTACCAATCCACCTGCCGATTTTGATATTGCGGGATATATCACGATGGCCATCGAAACCTATAACTGGAACCCGATTGATGAGGCCAATATTCTGGAATCCGGGTCTATTGAAGACAGAACCACCCGATATGACTGGGTCAGAACCTGGAAGTTAGCGGACAAATAAGCGTTTCGCTTTCCAGCTGGTCGCTAACCATCAAAAAAGGTCTAGCTTGGTTTGCCACAACTATCCGCTAGACCTTTTAAGGTTTTAACAAGAAAAGCTTTCCTTGATACAGGATCATCTACCTTTTAAGGAGGATTGTTGGGTAGTGTGATCCTGCTCTTGTGTTTCAGTTGCCTCTAAGGGCATCAGCGTGATCCCTTGAAACCTGAACTCGCGCCAATTCCCATCATCGACCGGCTGAATAGTTAAAGTATATTTTCCAGGTTTTGAAATTTGAATGGTGCCCACCTCATTTGATTCCGGAGTCTTAGGATTTTGAGTCGCTTCAATTTTGGAAGTGACCGTATTGCCTGCAATATCAATTTTGTATGTGCCTCCGGCAGATGGTTGGCTTTCCCAATTGTTCGCTTTATTGCCAGCCGCGTAAATAGCGCTCAACTTGTACTTTCCGGGTGTGTTTATGATCAGCTCAATTGACAAGTTATCTTTCGGGTCCGTCCAGTCCGCCACCCACAGGGTATTCTGAATTCCGTGGTAATAAATAGAGGGTTTGCCGCCATGTATGGTCATGGCACGACAATTTATTTCTAATCGCCCATCCCTGTACTGCCGTTGGGTTTTATCTACTGCATATCCTTCTTCCACTTCCACTTCAATAACGGAAACAGCCTTGTCATTCAGATAGGAAGGCCAGCGCAGTGAAAGGGTTTCCTTGTTGTACTCATACTTTACAGGGACCTTTCCTTTCTTGGTTAACAGGTTGACCTGATTGATTTTTGCCGATAACCCTTCCAATTGGATTTGGCCTATGTCAGTATTGTGAATGTGCAAAAATAACTTTCCAGGCTTTTTGGAAACGGTTCCCCAATCAAAAGTACGTGGCCAAAATGGGCTGGCAGTACTGCCATACACAGCATCGCCATTGATCTGAAGCCACTCACCAACCTGCAAAAGACGTTCTTGCATAATGACGGGTATCCGTCCATCAGCTGTTGGTCCCACGCATAACAGGAAGTTGCCACCGCCTCCCACCACACCGCTAAGCGTGCGGATCAGTTCATCCCGGGAGTCGTAGTCATAGATATTCTCCATGCGGTTGTAGCCATAGCTGTTACCTATGCCCCGGTCTTCTTGCCAAGGGTGTTCAGGCGAGGTGTATTTTCCGGCCCCATATTCACTTTCGAAAACGTCGCCATAGCTGCCACGGGCGGGTTTTCCCCATCGGTCATTGGTCACGACATACTCTTTTACTGCCGATTCCGTGTACAACCAATGGGCCAGCTCCTCGCTGCGCCAATGCCTGTAGCTCATCCAATCGCCATCCAAAAAGATATGCCAAGGCTTATACCTGTTCACCACCTCCTTAAACTTAGGGTGGTACCATTCTTTCACAAAGCGATCCCTATCGTTTTCCCACCAAGGGTGATACCATTCAATTAGCGAGTAATATATACCCATTTTCAACCCCTGCTTCTCGCCTGCTTCCTTCAGCTCACCTATGATATCACGCTTTGGTCCTGCGACCATGCTATTCCAATCTTTCCGGCCAATGGTTTCCGCATAATCAGTTGGATACATGGCAAACCCATCGTGGTAGTTGGCTGTGGTCACGACATATTTTGCCCCAGACTTCTTGAAAATTTCACACCAGTAGTCAGGGTCCCATAATTCAGCGGTGAACCGATCGGCAAATTGCGTGTAATCGAAATCCTGCCCATAAGCCCGTTGATGAAACGCCTTGACTGCGCTTTCATGTTGACTTCTTTTCCAATACCATTCGGCATATCCTTTGGGAACATACGAGGGCACTGAATACAGCCCCCATGTCACGAATATGCCCACCTTGGCTTCGTTGAACCAGCCAGGGATCGGGCGTTGGTAAATAGTCTCAAAAGTTGGGTTGCCAACTTGGGCGTAGCTATCTATGCTACTGCCCAAAAGGCATCCAATCATTAAAAAAATAGCGTTCTTCAAGTTATTCATGTCAATCGTTGTCAACAGTATTTCTACCACAATAGGCGAGCTCCACCGCAATAGGGTTTACTCTATTTCCATCAGGGTATTTTCCTCTTCTTCTTTCACTTCCTGTTTCAGGAATTGTGACGGAGGAATTCCAAACTCTTTTTTGAAACAATTTCTGAAGTATTTCAAGTCATTGAACCCAACTTCATAGGTCACATCACTAACACTGTATCGACCTAACTTTAACATCTGAGCGGCTCTCTTGAGCCTGATATTCCGGATAAACCCTTTGGCCGTCTGGCCTGTGAGCGCCTTGAGCTTTTGGTTAAGTCTCAGAGGGGTTGCCCCGTACTCCATGGCTAACTTCTCGACTGTGAACTCAGAGTCTGAGATATTCTCTTCCACGATCTTGACCAGTCGGTTGATAAAACGCTCATCAATGCTGGTAAAGGCAATTTCACTAGGCTGAATCTCGAAGTTAGTCCTGAAACGCTTCTGCTGGCTGCTTCTGTTTTCGATAATCGCATGAATCCTTGCCAGAAGCAGCGCCGTATTGAACGGCTTGGTTACGTAGGCATCCACGCCATATTCATACCCTTTCTGCTTACTTTCCTTGGAGCTTTTGGCCGTCAGCAACACAACCGGCAAATGGCAAAGCTGATCGTCGTCCCGCATTTGCTGCACAAGTTCATAACCGTCCATTACCGGCATCATCACATCCGAAACCACCAGCTGCGGCATTTTTTCACGTGCCAGCGACAATCCTTTTTC
The Limibacter armeniacum DNA segment above includes these coding regions:
- the fucP gene encoding L-fucose:H+ symporter permease, with amino-acid sequence MDNLATEHIKLEKAVQANSSNKKVVEKKYIFPFILITFLFTLWGFANDITNPMVSAFKTVMEISNFKASLVQFAFYGGYFTMALPAALFVKKYSYKTAILIGLALYAVGALLFFPAAQFEMFGFFLVSLYILTFGLAFLETTASPLILSLGAKETATQRLNLAQSFNPIGSLVGMFVAQQFILSSLSSAEKDAQGNLIYSGLEMVEKEAIKTHDLMVIRDPYVMIGLIVLAFAVVILMFKIPEERKVDHNFSLSQTIRRLVKNSTYKEGVIAQIFYVGAQIMCWTFIIQYAESIGYTKAEAQSFNIIAMVLFLASRFIATALMKYLKATQLLTYFALGGIVMISCTIFIGGEFGLYTLIATSAFMSLMFPTIYGIALEEVGDDAEFGAAGLVMAIVGGALMPPMQGAIIDMENVMGLKAVNASFIIPLICFCVISTFGYRRWKTKQS
- a CDS encoding zinc-binding alcohol dehydrogenase family protein, encoding MKAIILNEPGQFKVNELMPPSDQLEAGEALVKVHRIGICGTDLHAYSGKQPFFTYPRILGHELGVEVLKVGKGVENVKVGDKCSVEPYFNKREDHAVQRGFTNCGENISVFGVHEDGGMREYFRIPAKYLHTSKILSYDQLALVETLSIGCHAVNRAKVTGEDTVAVIGAGPIGMGACQFAMAAGARTVMMDINQNRLDFCQKHIGVDGTVRVAEVEVTEASLRAQFDGNLPTVVIDATGNKHSMSNTLTFTAAAGRIVFVGLFPGDFSFHDPFFHKKELTIMASRNSLPSDFEQIINMIENRQIDTTPWITHKIVFTDIANHFDSWLKPETGVIKAMLTLS
- a CDS encoding aldo/keto reductase — translated: MISTAVKPVYKQDIYQDNDAFSHGSRLVLGTSGLGGVWGPVDEQESIDCILYALENGILSMDSAPSYSRAEAFLGKALRQWKGEKPYISTKVGRLVAEKADEYHLDYTHEGMIRSVECSLETIGVEQVDLLFLHEPHLVPFERKDEIIETLRYIKEKGWARKIGVGGNPVDEFYPFLDSGLFEVVSGFTKMDACNMSAFEKDIPYFQQKGIAYYAASALHMGLLGRRYEEYCEQRPNNEWISNRDVDVAIKVKPIADELGIDIAELGLRYVLSVKEADRVVIGARKSYQVQNTIDFWQKGALSEEIFQKITDAIYH
- a CDS encoding amidohydrolase family protein gives rise to the protein MRKIDAHHHLWKYSPKEHAWISEDMEVLKRDFLPAALWAEMQQAGYVGCVAVQASQSEQETQFLLSESSINPFMLGVVGWVNLSHPNIRERLSYFSNFSDFKGVRHVLQDEDDDQFMLREAFVRGIEALQEFGLTYDLLIFPKHLPYAIELVKRFPEQPFVIDHIAKPDIKMGQMEPWKSQIQLIAQNPNVYCKLSGMVTEADWKNWTPAQLHHYLDIVVEAFGTDRLMIGSDWPVCTLAGDYKNVMEAVESYFTDPSDREKVLGENAIRFYGLVPKNEVEEKNI
- a CDS encoding LacI family DNA-binding transcriptional regulator, which produces MKRKEKVTIKDIAKELGITPSSVSRALNGGSKISDKTREAVIRLADEWGYRPNLIAQNLQKSRSGTIGVVIPEFNHNFFSMMLHGIEDKAKEMGYRLLIESTGRSYEVEKQACFKMAAAKVDGLLIALSQDMEDYAYLNDITDDGIPIVLLDRICEDLDVPAVITDDFAGAFEAVHYLLEGGHEQVLHLKGEEGISTTFNRYMGYVEAHKKHSLEINSALIIPYSEKEQIQEMIIHRLSQVTRPTAIFACSDYLAFIAMETVKSIGLQIPEDVSIIGYADEPITVYTSPKLTTVKQPSYEMGQKAVTLLFDPIAKANSQLVKLGTSLILRDSTQPIVS
- a CDS encoding carbohydrate-binding protein, encoding MLTTRNRLQKLIGVWILLFGVGSAIAQNGPTFNAGQDPKPNGKAWQKVNNMSDEFNNGFNSDKWIKNPTGNGWTWIGRAPGLFEEENVSVAGGALKVLTKKFSTPKTVNGKTWTHGGGIVRSKNAGEAGWYFECRMKANVTNMSSTFWLMTPPSDCNTVKKLELDIQECIGKTTSQTATWAQTWDQIYHSNMIERTSGCVQDAVQIQGSVAMPAKANSRYFVYGCWWKSPNEARFYLDGVYQYSVIPNVPFNEQMFLQMAIETYDWNPIPANETIFDTASADDRSTKYDWIRVWKLVDDTSCTDEVAFNPPTQIGQTTSHQIDVNYTACTNRDIIVEFWDNQWIASAKKTVSAGSGTTSLTVNLPSAPTVGSNYIWKVSIRPEGTTWTSNLDFEQVTNVAVVAQTPYGGTPWPLPGRIEAEDYDQGGEGIGYHDTDASNNGGAYRSQGVDLQTTGDANGDYNVGWMETGEWLEYTANFTVSQLYNFYIRAASNTGNGKFKILLDGNDVSGVKQVSNTGGWQTYQTITITDVNVSAGTHTVRIEVVESGMNLNFWSAWQGSGARFGVEENDLPVLSVNVYPVPLGEIKNLNIELQKSEAGDIQMQLVNVAGQIVWQQIRKDLKPGTHQITLSGEQIQGIRSGVYFLKVTSGKQTRLTRILF
- a CDS encoding HYR domain-containing protein; translation: MNLFAKLSLISLLPISCACEEAAKVPDIVEAETLEITCPEDILVTIASSAGDPVVTYETSAGTDNSAITKIQTAGLESGDTFPEGTTTNTFVVKDEAGNSSTCSFEVTVVRAAPSSDQPYLFGEGLTIPAGKKWVKVEALSDEFDGASFDDTKWHRNPESDGFGWYGRPPALFDPANVSVRDGNLSVEVLKYASPVTVKGKEWTHGGGIVRSKEPAGPGQYYECRMQANKTVMSSTFWIAFQSNCNNEVRKLELDIQECVGRIHSGTHSWAKNFANIYASNTWRHQRDCDPAYDVSKQSPAKTVLTEQNNARYFVYGCWWKSPTEILFFLDGKFSHSITNPPADFDIAGYITMAIETYNWNPIDEANILESGSIEDRTTRYDWVRTWKLADK
- a CDS encoding alpha-L-fucosidase, which codes for MNNLKNAIFLMIGCLLGSSIDSYAQVGNPTFETIYQRPIPGWFNEAKVGIFVTWGLYSVPSYVPKGYAEWYWKRSQHESAVKAFHQRAYGQDFDYTQFADRFTAELWDPDYWCEIFKKSGAKYVVTTANYHDGFAMYPTDYAETIGRKDWNSMVAGPKRDIIGELKEAGEKQGLKMGIYYSLIEWYHPWWENDRDRFVKEWYHPKFKEVVNRYKPWHIFLDGDWMSYRHWRSEELAHWLYTESAVKEYVVTNDRWGKPARGSYGDVFESEYGAGKYTSPEHPWQEDRGIGNSYGYNRMENIYDYDSRDELIRTLSGVVGGGGNFLLCVGPTADGRIPVIMQERLLQVGEWLQINGDAVYGSTASPFWPRTFDWGTVSKKPGKLFLHIHNTDIGQIQLEGLSAKINQVNLLTKKGKVPVKYEYNKETLSLRWPSYLNDKAVSVIEVEVEEGYAVDKTQRQYRDGRLEINCRAMTIHGGKPSIYYHGIQNTLWVADWTDPKDNLSIELIINTPGKYKLSAIYAAGNKANNWESQPSAGGTYKIDIAGNTVTSKIEATQNPKTPESNEVGTIQISKPGKYTLTIQPVDDGNWREFRFQGITLMPLEATETQEQDHTTQQSSLKGR